The Rhizobium rosettiformans genomic sequence GGCCTTCGGAAATGGCGCGCGTCAGGCGCTCGCCTTGATGGCGAGGCTGTCGAGATAAGCCTGCGGATTGTCGGGGTCGAAGACCTTGCCGTCGAAGAAGGTTTCCGGACCACGCGAGGCGGAGGACGGAATGTCGGCAGCTGCGACGCCGAGTTCCTTGGCGGCCTCGCGCCAGATGTCCTCGCGGTTCACCTTGTCGATGAGCGCCTTGATGTCGGTGTCGGGCGCGAACTTGCCCCAGCGGACATTCTCGGTGAGGAACCAGGCGTCGTGGCTCTTGAACGGATAGGAGGCATGATCCTTCCAGAACTTCATCTCAAGCCCGGAGTTCTCGACCACGCGGCCGTTGCCGTAGTTGATCGTGCCTCTCAGGCGACCCACAACGTCCTTCGGCGGAACGTTGAACCATTGCCGCTTGCCGAGAATGTCGGACATCTCGTCCTTGTTATCCATGCTGTCGGCCCACATCTGGGCTTCCATCACGGCCATGAGAAGTGCCTTCGCGGCAATGGGGTTCTGTTCCACCCAGTCGGAGCGGAGGCCGAGCGCCTTTTCGGGATGCCCCTTCCAGAGTTCGCCGGTCGTACAGGCGGTGAAGCCGATATCCTGGTTGACCAGCTGCTCGTTCCAGGGCTCGCCCACACAGAAGGCATCCATGTTGCCGACCTTCATGTTGGCGACCATCTGCGGCGGGGGAACGACGATCGTCGACACGTCCTTGTCCGGGTCGATGCCGCCGGCGGCCAGCCAGTAGCGAATCCAGAGGTCGTGTGTGCCGCCCGGGAAGGTCATGGCCACCTTCACCTCGCCGCCGGCCGCCTTCTTGGCGGCAAAGACATCCCGCAGCTTGGATGCGTCGAGGCCGACGCCAGTCTCGGCATATTCCTTGGCGACCGAAATGCCCTGGCTGTCGAGGTTGAGGCGCGCGAGGATAGACATCGGCACCGGCACATTGTTCTGCGTCACCTTGCCGGCCGAGATCAGGTAGGGCATC encodes the following:
- a CDS encoding CmpA/NrtA family ABC transporter substrate-binding protein: MTKTTGMSTTRRQLLKLTSAAAVVSAAKLAFPFGAFAAGSGPEVKGAKLGFIALTDAAPLVIAQEKGLFAKFGLPEVEVLKQASWGATRDNLVLGGASNGIDGAHILTPMPYLISAGKVTQNNVPVPMSILARLNLDSQGISVAKEYAETGVGLDASKLRDVFAAKKAAGGEVKVAMTFPGGTHDLWIRYWLAAGGIDPDKDVSTIVVPPPQMVANMKVGNMDAFCVGEPWNEQLVNQDIGFTACTTGELWKGHPEKALGLRSDWVEQNPIAAKALLMAVMEAQMWADSMDNKDEMSDILGKRQWFNVPPKDVVGRLRGTINYGNGRVVENSGLEMKFWKDHASYPFKSHDAWFLTENVRWGKFAPDTDIKALIDKVNREDIWREAAKELGVAAADIPSSASRGPETFFDGKVFDPDNPQAYLDSLAIKASA